A single region of the Ictalurus punctatus breed USDA103 chromosome 26, Coco_2.0, whole genome shotgun sequence genome encodes:
- the trappc5 gene encoding trafficking protein particle complex subunit 5, which yields MESRFTKGKSAILERPLTRAKTEVSVSAFALLFSEMVQYCQSRVYSVAELQGRLADMGQGVGASLLDVLVMREKNGKRETKVLNILLFIKVNVWKALFGKEADKLEQANDDDKTYYIIEKEPLINMYISVPKENSTLNCAAFTGGIVEAILTHSGFPAKVTVHWHKGTTLMIKFDEVVIARDKTLDGR from the exons ATGGAGAGTCGCTTCACCAAAGGCAAGTCCGCCATCCTGGAGCGGCCGCTCACTCGAGCCAAGACGGAGGTGAGCGTGAGTGCGTTTGCGCTGCTCTTCTCGGAGATGGTGCAGTACTGCCAGAGCCGCGTGTACTCCGTGGCCGAGCTGCAGGGCCGGCTGGCTGACATGGGCCAAGGTGTAGGGGCCAGCCTGCTGGACGTCCTTGTGATGAGGGAGAAAAATGGCAAGAGGGAGACCAAAGTCCTGAATATCCTGCTGTttatcaag GTAAATGTATGGAAGGCCCTATTTGGGAAGGAAGCAGATAAACTGGAGCAGGCCAACGATGATGACAAGACCTACTACATCATTGAGAAAGAGCCGCTGATTAACATGTACATCTCTGTGCCGAAGGAGAACAGCACGCTGAACTGCGCGGCCTTCACAGGCGGCATCGTGGAGGCCATTTTGACCCACAGTGGATTCCCAGCCAAAGTCACAGTGCACTGGCATAAAGGAACCACACTGATGATTAAGTTTGATGAAGTGGTTATTGCTCGTGACAAGACTCTGGATGGTAGATAA
- the mcoln1a gene encoding mucolipin-1a, translated as MALVDQNNAVHDSTEKDRLLSPVNCYGSHDHCIDHNNSRLYPATGIWVTMDQEEEALRRKMKYFFMSPCDKYHAKGRKPFKLVLQILKIFIVTVQLVLFGLSNQMVVTFKEENTASFKHLFLKDYVDGADDTLAVYTQSDVYEQIYYAIEQYLILPDTTVGRYAYVYGVGVNGSALSLCQQYYKKGRIDPANDTFSIDPHIITDCVGVSPLSIPDGFVKNEFKNFTLKFHKLINVTIQFQLKAINLQTIINNEIPDCYTFVITIVLDNKAHSGKVKISLENQVSIKECRDPSVSGHAESYTRVAFDVVVAIMCGLSLVLCGRSIFRGILLQHEFVQYFKNKLKRSVCWGDRMEFINGWYILLIISDLLTIAGSFIKIGIESKNISSYDVCGILLGTSTLLVWVGVIRYLSFFQKYNILIVTLRAAFPNVIRFCCCVAVIYLGYCFCGWIVLGPYHVKFRSLSMVSECLFSLINGDDMFVTFSGMQESSTLVWVFSQVYLYTFIALFIYMVLSLFIALITGAYETIKHQTQEPIHITDLHAFIAECKDTPSSGKFRGLETSPCSFFCCCDRTTTYEDVLLVN; from the exons ATGGCCTTGGTTGATCAAAATAACGCCGTTCACGACTCTACCG AGAAAGATCGATTGCTGTCTCCAGTGAATTGCTATGGTTCCCATGACCACTGCATTGACCACAACAACTCCAGGTTGTACCCGGCGACAGGAATTTGGGTTACCATGGACCAGGAAGAGGAAGCGCTGCGGaggaaaatgaaatatttcttcATGAGCCCGTGTGATAAGTACCATGCCAAGGGTAGAAAGCCATTTAAACTGGTCCTGCAGATCCTAAAGATCTTCATAGTGACAGTACAG CTTGTACTGTTCGGTTTGAGTAACCAGATGGTGGTGACgtttaaagaagaaaacacagcCTCCTTTAAACATCTTTTCCTTAAAGACTACGTTGATGGTGCTGACGACACGCTGGCAGTGTACACGCAGAGTGACGTCTATGAGCAAATCTATTACGCAATAGAACAG TACCTGATTTTGCCAGACACCACTGTGGGACGCTACGCGTACGTGTACGGAGTGGGCGTCAATGGCagcgctctgtctctctgccagCAATATTATAAAAAAGGCCGCATCGACCCAGCCAATGACACCTTCAGCATCGACCCACACATTATTACAG ATTGTGTAGGAGTCTCACCGCTCAGCATACCCGATGGCTTTGTGAAAAATGAGTTCAAAAACTTTACTCTTAAATTTCACAA gctcaTCAACGTTACAATACAGTTTCAGCTAAAGGCTATAAATCTCCAGACCATCATAAACAACGAGATTCCAGACTGTTACACTTTTGTAATCACG ATCGTCCTGGACAATAAGGCTCACAGCGGCAAGGTGAAGATCAGTCTGGAAAACCAGGTCTCTATCAAGGAGTGCAGAGACCCCAGTGTATCCGGCCATG CGGAGAGCTACACCCGGGTGGCCTTTGATGTGGTTGTGGCAATTATGTGTGGCCTCTCTCTGGTGCTCTGTGGGCGCTCTATTTTCCGAGGAATCCTCCTTCAGCAT GAGTTTGTACagtactttaaaaacaaactgaaacGCTCAGTGTGTTGGGGGGACAGGATGGAGTTCATCAATGGCTGGTACATCCTGCTCATCATCAGTGATCTGCTCACCATCGCCGGCTCCTTCATAAAGATCGGCATTGAGTCCAAG AACATCTCGTCCTATGACGTGTGCGGGATTTTGTTGGGAACGTCGACACTGTTGGTGTGGGTAGGAGTAATTCGCTACCTCAGCTTCTTCCAGAAGTACAAT ATTCTGATTGTGACGTTGCGTGCAGCGTTCCCTAACGTGATCCGTTTCTGCTGCTGTGTGGCAGTGATCTATCTGGGCTACTGCTTCTGTGGCTGGATTGTTTTAGGGCCATATCATGTCAAG TTTCGCTCGCTGTCCATGGTGTCAGAGTGCCTGTTCTCTCTGATAAATGGAGACGACATGTTTGTCACCTTCAGTGGCATGCAGGAGAGTAGCACGCTGGTGTGGGTCTTCAGCCAG GTGTACCTGTACACATTTATCGCTCTGTTCATTTACATGGTGCTCTCGCTGTTCATCGCCCTCATCACCGGGGCGTATGAGACCATCAAG CACCAAACTCAGGAGCCCATTCACATCACCGATTTACACGCATTCATCGCTGAGTGTAAAGACACGCCCAGCTCTGGAAAGTTCCGGGGACTGGAGACATCACCGTGCtccttcttctgctgctgtgaCAG GACCACCACCTATGAAGACGTTCTACTGGTGAACTAG